In Lolium rigidum isolate FL_2022 chromosome 3, APGP_CSIRO_Lrig_0.1, whole genome shotgun sequence, the genomic window ggtgggaaagtttggcaaatactacttgagagggccaaccgaggaagagaccgcaaggatcatggcacaaaatgctgccagaggatttcctggaatgcttggaagcatcgattgcatgcactgggcatggaagaactgcccgtttgcttggcaaggtatatacaaaggccgtcatagatattgcagtgtggtgcttgaagctgtggcagattatgacctatggatttggcattctttctttggcatggcgggatcacacaatgacatcaacgtgttgcagcggtctccggtgttcagcagactagtggaagggcatgctccaccatgcaactatgagatcaatggccaccaatataccaaaggctattatctagctgatggtatatatccaaaatgggccacttttgttaaaacaatctcgaatccatcgagtccgaagaattctcactttgctacgcgacgaGAGGCTTGCggtgaaggatgtcgagcgggcatttggtgtgcttcaagcacaatttgccattgtccgtacactgctctaagctggtctcacgaccaaatgtgggaggtgatgcaggcttgtgtgatcatgcacaacatgatcatcgaggatgaccgcaagaatcatgttaggtcacatgttggtccctatgagtgtcaaggccctctcgcggaggttgatcatgagttgcccgcagattttgctgattttctcgccatgcacgcagagatccgtgacagcaatgtgcatgagcaacttcaagctgatctcgttgagcatttgtggaggatcaaaggaaataccgtgacaccttgatgtagcatctagccctatttattatatttgattacttgttttattgtttgttgtaatttaatttgaaaacagtcctcgcaaacatttttattcatatgctacatttgatataaatggtttatgtgttaaaaaattattttaaatgtttgggggaggcgtttgggggacgcggctggggagcgacgtcccccaaacgcggcacgaacaaaccacgtcccccaaacgctcgatccggcgcgctttgggggacggtttgggggacgcggctggagatgctcttactacgtATCTCCTTGCACGTCGCGGACTAGTAGTACTAGTATAGAACTGTCACAACACTCAGCAGGTTCCAGTACAACTAGTTAGATTTTTACTTGCAACATCTATGTCTTCTAAAGTTAGCTATAAAATTATTTGACCAACTATCATGTGGTTAAAGACCAGCACTGGGTTTTATTTTCAGCTACCACATTTTTTTCATGCAATTAACAGGTTCTCCATTGTACATTTGTATTACAAATTACAAGTACCTGTTATCAAGTTATTTAAGCAATAGCTACCATATTTttcgaaattattgtttgttttTTAAACTATCAGATTTCCTATATTAACTGCCAAATTATGTAGAAACAACTACATAATTGTTTCCGAACGACTACCTGATTTTTTGAATGAACGGTAGCAAATTTATGTATCAACTGCCAAGTTATTCAGAAAGTACAAACAAAATATCAGATTATTTAGAAAACGACTACCAGATTTTTCAAGAGAACCGCCGTAGGTTCTTGGGAAAATGACTGCAAGAATTTTTTGAAAGAACCACGAGGTTCTCCGGGTTCTCCAACACGATATTTGACGGTAGCAACAAAGTTTCCTGTATCAACTGCCAAGTTATTTACAAACGACTAAGAATTTATTTACAAACGACTACCGGGCTAATTACAGACAACTACCAGATTATATCCAAGTGTCAACCAGATTATTCACAAACGACTATTAAATTATTTGCAAATACTATTACCAGGTTAATTGCGAACAACTACCGGAATATATACAAATGTCTACCAGATTATATATGTTAGTTATTTTGTAGGCTGATTAGTGCCTTCTCCCCACCTTCTCTGCCTCACAGGCTTCACGGGATGCAGTAGCCGCTCGGCATTGACAATGCGCACAAGGCCATTGACTAGAGCAGAAAAGAGATGGCCCTCCCGTGGAGAGAGGACCAGAGTAGAGCTCCGCGTGGCGCCAGCGATCCTCAACCTCCGGCGACGGTGGCCTCTTCCTCTTGAGTCTCACGGGGTGGCGTTCCTCCACCTCCCAGGCGCAGCGCCGCCCCATGGCAGTGCTTGGCGGCGACGACCTTCCCCGGCGGCGGCCTTCCCGTGGTGGTGCTCGGTGGCGGCAATCTCCCCGGCGGCAGCCTCCCCGCGGCGTTGCTTGGCGGCGGCGACCTTCCCCCGGCAGCGGCCTCCCACGGTGGTGCTCGGCGGCGGCTACCTCCCCGGCGCCGGCCTCCTCGGCCCGCAGCGTTGGGTGGCCACGGCCTCCCCGCGGTGGTACTGGACGCCCTTCTATGCTGCTCCAAATGGAAGTATGAGAAATTGATGGGATTGCGTGTGTGGTCAGGAACTCGTGGAGAAGAGGGATAGGTGTGGGTGGGTCGGCTATTGTTCCTATAAGGGCGCGATGGGTTTTACTAATCTTGAGGCGCCGCCGCACATGGAGCAAACCGTGCGGCGCTTCTCCCTATATTTTCCCTTCTTTCTTTAGGCTTAGGGCCTGCTAGATAGTTAGCTATTGCTTATCTCTAGCAATATGCTTCTTTTGTACatataatttttaattttttttataaatatACACAGAGGGGAACCCACTGATTTGCCTAAAATAAAAGAACAGCCAAGGCAAAGGAGCAGCAATGACGACATTGTGGTGCATACGTATGTGAGACGGTGAGAGGGCACCGCATCTTTGCGCGGACGCCCGGAACGCGGCGACGACGGTGCCGGCACGCCAACGCCAAGGGCGCCGCGGCTCGACTCGGAAACGACCCCGCTGACCCGGACACGCGTCGCCCGGACCAGCCGCCAACCAACGCGGTCACGACACACGAGGTCTCACACGCTGCCTCCGCGCCGCAGCAGCAAAAGCCGCAGGGCCCCACCCTCTCCCtcacgctctctctctctcccttcccGAAACAAGCAACCACCACAAACAAAACAAGCCGCCGGTTTGCCCTCCTCCTCCAGCAAAGCAAGGAAACGCAAAGGGACCGACGCTCCtccgccctcctcgccgccggccgccgcacgcacgcGGCAGCCCCCCATGGCCAAGGACAAGGGCAACACCCCGGACTTGCTCGACTGGGTCGGCCCGGACATCTCCGCCGCCATCttccgcctcctccaccaccccgcCGACCTCCTCCGCGCATCCGCCGCCCAACGCTCCTGGCGCAGATTCGGTACGTCCCTCCCCATCCCCTCGCCTCGCAGTATTTCCCTACGAAATggacctcctcctcgccgtcgtcctcctcgcTCGCTATTCCTAACCACGACGGTTTACACATCTCCTCCTCCCCCCACGCGCACGCAGTGGTGGAGAACGACTTCTGCAGGACCCTCTGCGAGCGGCTATGCCCAGAGGCGGCCACCCTGGCATCCGCCGTCGAGGTGAGCAGatcatccccgccgccgccggcgtccccCGAGTCAAGCGACGACGCCGGGGcccgggcggcggaggcggagttcCGGATCTACGCGCACCTCTGCGGGGAGCTCGTCGCCAACCCCGCAGGCCCCGGCCGATCCATCGACTGCATCCTGCACTGCgtcggcgcctcctccaccgacaACTTCCCCGACGAGACCATCGAGAACACCCTCGAGCCGCAGGACCGCATCAACCACCGACCCTCGTACTGGTCCAGCGGCGGACAGGATGACGGGGCCGTGCCCGAGACGCTCACCTACAGGCTTTGCTCTGACATCTGCGTCGTCCACGAGATCAAGTTGCAGCCGTTCAAAGGTAGCTCTTATGATTATGCTGCTCATTACTAACTAACTGGTGTAGACCATCCATTGCCTTCAATACTAATGTCTATGCATGCTGCTATTGGACCATCGATTGTCTTCAATTATGTCTATGCTACTCTTGGACCCTCAATTGTCTTCAATTATGTTTATGCCCCTCTTGGACACTCAATTGTCTTCAATTATGCCTTCCTAGTAGTGTACCTACGCTGTCGGATTCTCTCCGACCTGCTTTCGGATTCGCGCTGTCGGATTCAGTCCAACTGCAAATCCGACCGCTATGTCCGCCGACGCGGGGTCATATATGTTAGTTGAGACTTGCTGCCAAATATGAGTTGGTACCATTACCCAATATGTGCAATTTTAGGTGTATAACTGTACTCGTCATTCTACCCCAAAATGACACCTATAAATAGGATTTAGAAATAAAGTAGCAACCGTGTTCCGCAAGTTGCTGCAGCTCCAAGGACAAGGACACGGGTTGTAGGCATTAACATGAACGCCATTCTGATAGGCGACACGTGGTTCATTGGCTACTCTTAaaagtttcagattttttttttaaattttttttggagGTTGACCACCctctgaattaaaatgatgcactCCAGCCTCTTTTTATTAAATTCACAAAATTTCAGATCTATAGACCAACAAATTTCAACTTGTCAGGTGATTGATTATGTTGCCTTTTGTTTCGAATTGCCAGCATACTTTCAGATTGGCCAACCTATATACTCTTCAAGGATGGTCCGATTCCGGATGGGCCACTGCAAACTTCCTCGTGGATCTGAATCATTTGTCACGGAGGAGGATGAGAACCAGGCAGTTATTGCTGATGAAAACTATCTGTGGACTTACACCTCGCCCGAGTTCCCTATGCTGCAGGTGAGTGAGGCCTTCCTTTCTCTTGTTGACCTACCTACTGCAAATTGGCTTCCTTGCCTGCCATGATTAATTTCTTTGTATGTGTTGGTGGATTTGTTTGGATTGTTCTAAATTAATACTCATCATTAGTTTTGTCGAAAGTTACTTGTCTCTCCTTATTATTTACATCATTTCGTAAATACTTGACATATCTCACAAAAAATATGTTTCCCAAAATAGGCGTCCCAGTGCACTGTTTCTCATTTCCACCAATATTTCTGTAGCTCCATATGAGCCCAACCGCACAGCTGTTTTTAACCTACATCAGCAACGCAATCTTGAGGGCCATGAAGCTCCCACAATATTTCTGCCTAAATGGCTGAATATAGACACGTTGTTGCAGTGGCCAACTTGCCAAGTATTTTGGAACCATGATAGTCAAGCGAGGTAGTTATCGATATAAAAAGCTAAACCAGCATCTAGGTGTACATAGCAAAAATGTATGGTTCCTGAGCTCAGCTTTGATAATGGTTTTATTTCACAATGTGACGGAGACATTGTGATTACTTGAGAGGTCATTCTAGGAATGTGAAGTTGATGTGGATGTATATTGGAGGAAAGCATATTGAAGGATGAAGGGGGAGATAGTGCTGCGGTAAGGCAAAGAACCTGCCGAGGAGGTCAGTTCAGACACGGCAACTGCAGAGGACGACCTAAAATTGTGTGTCGTAGGAGCTGCACCTGCCAGTCCAGAATAGCAACTGGATATAATTAGGAAGGGTCATTtagagtactccctctgttcataaAAAAggttctcaactttgtctagatacagagGTATATAGACATGTTTTAACTATaggtacatccgtatctagaaaaatttGAGAAGCTTTTTTTTTGGAACGGATGGAGTAGGTAAGATATAATCCAAATCAGGTTTGATGACAGAGTAATAGTTGGTTTAAAGTTTAAGGCAATGGTTTAGAGTTTAGACTTAGAGTAAGTTCAGGTCAAGCAATCTGGACACAAAGGGCACACTTGTCCTCCCTTGGGCTCTACAAGGTTTCCTTGCAATTCAGGTTGGtttgaaaaatagaaaaataaatccAATCAATTTATGatctacatatatcatgatggaaTAATTGCACATCCATTCCTAGTGAGGGTTTATTGTTGGCAGATATTCAGGAATGGAAATAGCAATTGGTTCCACTTCCATAATTGTTAGGTCTTCTGGCTACCCAAGGTTTAACTGGTTGTTCAAATTGGAAATCAGCAAAAGAATTGGCCTGGTTCTGAATGTCCAACCATGTTATTTTTCTTTCGCAGCTGGTTGCTTTTTATGTGCTTTGTGTTTTGATACCAGTGATATTGTTATGTAGTAAATCAACATGCGGGCTCGATATTTTGATATCTTATGCTATCTAATTTGGTGTTGCAGGAAAATTCACTACAATCGTTTAAACTGCCGCGCCCAGTCCTTTGCATTGGTGGTGTAGTGAAAATTGAACTGCTGGGAGGAGTGCAGAAGCAAGCCAGTGATGATCGGTATTACATTTGGTAAGTTCAAAATGACATCATGCAGAAAATGGCATGCTTATATATCTTTGGAGATTGGGTATTGCTGCATTCAGGCTGGGTCTAGTAGGTGCCACCTAACACAACGAAATCATGTGCCTCGGGACCTTACTTCTATTAAATAATGATCACCATGCAATTTGTCCTTGCATTAACTTTTTTGCTGCATACAAACTCCATGAGATCCTTGTATGTGCAGAATGTATAACTTAGAAGATGCACTTGCCTATTTGTCGCTTAAAACAATTCCAATGGAGTATGCTTCATGACTGTTGTTGTCGTTTTGATCTAAAACCTGTAGTAGAGTTTGCTATGTATCTGTACTTGCAACATTTCCCTCGATATGTATACCCGCAATTGCTTGAAATGCTAATCACCTGTCTCCATTTTGCACGTTCACAGTGTCTGCCATGCTCAAGTGGTCGGCCGTTCACTTTCACCAGTCCTCATGGTCGACATCTCCGACGATGGTGGCCGCTCAATCCTCAAGTACCTGCCGGCAGCCAGAGGCCTGTGTGCGGAGGAGGTGATGCAGAACAAGTCGATGGACTCGTTGGAGTGGCACGCTCTCCTCGACAGGTACAGGCACATAAGGCATCTGGCGATCATGCAGGTTCTCACGGGGCATGCACGGTTCAATGAACAAGACGGCGGCGTTGGGCTCATTGAACAGCATGAATTAGGCGGCGGGGACGTCTCGGACGACGACCATTTCGCCTAGGCTTGGTTGCTGTTACAGGGCTGTGCAGCAGCAGCTGCAGAGACTGCTGTTTCGTATACTGTTGTTGTAGTAGATCCTTGCAGGACATACCTGAACTTGTGAACCCGCCGTATGTAAAACTAGTTGAGGAACGACATGGCTGAGAAGAGAcagctgttgttgttgtggtggagagAGTATAGAGTGAAAAGAGTTTATGACAATGGGTTGCAACTTGGTTATATCTTTGGTCGTGCTAATGAGCTGTGGTCTGTTCTTGGTTTATTTCCTCGTCGGTGATGTTGGGTCGGATGGATTGCTGAACCTGAATGCAACTGCGCACTATGATGATGGCTGCAGGGACGATGGACGCGCCTAGCTGGAGGATGGCGGCGGCCATGTTCTCGTTTTTGCAGCCTGTGTTATTTGAGCGGAGGCGCAGGGCCCGATACGAGGGTGGAGGCGCTCCGGGAACTATGGTGGTTGGGATCCAGCTTCTTTTTGGTTGTGGCCGATAAAATATGCAGGCGGGCGCGGCGGTTCCTGGCGGCCGGGTAGTGCATGGACAAGGGGCCGtgctggcggcggccggcgaccgtGGCGTCCGTGTGACAGCCAGATGCGGGCACGCCGCTCAGATCTGAAGAAAGCCGGAACGCGGCTCAGTGTCTACTGGGCCTAGTGCTGTCCTACGGGCCACCATGGATTGGTTCCCTCTCCTCCGGGTATTCTCGCCGGTGTTAGGAGGGATTGAGGACCCGATCTATGAGTGAGGTATTTTAATAGAAGTAATATTTTTTTATAAGA contains:
- the LOC124701118 gene encoding F-box protein At4g00755-like, with translation MAKDKGNTPDLLDWVGPDISAAIFRLLHHPADLLRASAAQRSWRRFVVENDFCRTLCERLCPEAATLASAVEVSRSSPPPPASPESSDDAGARAAEAEFRIYAHLCGELVANPAGPGRSIDCILHCVGASSTDNFPDETIENTLEPQDRINHRPSYWSSGGQDDGAVPETLTYRLCSDICVVHEIKLQPFKAYFQIGQPIYSSRMVRFRMGHCKLPRGSESFVTEEDENQAVIADENYLWTYTSPEFPMLQENSLQSFKLPRPVLCIGGVVKIELLGGVQKQASDDRYYICVCHAQVVGRSLSPVLMVDISDDGGRSILKYLPAARGLCAEEVMQNKSMDSLEWHALLDRYRHIRHLAIMQVLTGHARFNEQDGGVGLIEQHELGGGDVSDDDHFA